A single region of the Desulfomonile tiedjei genome encodes:
- a CDS encoding 2-hydroxyglutaryl-CoA dehydratase: MYYAGIDVGSLSTETVIIDDQGKTVSYDISSTGANSRVAGEKSFHKALEQAGISDADLKFTVVTGYGRISLPFANKAVTEITCHGRGAYHLFPGTRTVLDIGGQDSKVIRLADRGRVVDFAMNDKCAAGTGRFLEVMARALEIGLEEMGPLSMNSKEDISISSMCTVFAESEVISLVAQARPIEDILNALHEAICSRVFAMLELVGVAPEVTMTGGVAKNTGIAAKVRQRVGGSLNVPVEPQIVGALGAALIARDCAKGGS, encoded by the coding sequence ATGTACTACGCAGGAATCGATGTCGGTTCGCTCAGTACGGAAACCGTCATTATTGACGACCAAGGGAAGACCGTTTCATATGATATTTCGTCCACTGGAGCGAATAGTAGGGTAGCAGGCGAGAAGTCCTTTCACAAAGCGTTGGAGCAGGCGGGGATTTCAGACGCGGACCTCAAATTCACCGTGGTCACGGGTTACGGCCGCATCAGCCTACCCTTTGCAAACAAAGCAGTCACCGAGATTACTTGCCACGGCCGCGGGGCATACCACCTGTTTCCAGGGACTCGCACCGTGCTCGACATAGGAGGCCAAGACAGCAAGGTCATCAGGCTCGCGGACCGGGGGCGAGTTGTTGACTTCGCCATGAATGACAAATGCGCCGCCGGCACCGGCAGGTTCCTGGAAGTGATGGCCCGAGCACTGGAAATTGGGCTGGAGGAAATGGGGCCTCTGTCAATGAACTCAAAGGAGGACATATCGATCAGCAGTATGTGCACCGTTTTCGCCGAGTCGGAGGTCATTTCCCTGGTAGCTCAGGCCAGACCCATAGAAGACATTCTCAACGCGCTTCACGAGGCCATATGCAGCCGGGTGTTCGCCATGTTGGAACTTGTAGGGGTAGCCCCGGAAGTGACCATGACAGGCGGTGTGGCTAAAAACACCGGCATAGCCGCGAAGGTCCGGCAACGAGTCGGCGGAAGCTTGAACGTACCGGTCGAACCTCAAATTGTCGGGGCCCTGGGAGCCGCGCTTATTGCGAGAGATTGTGCTAAAGGTGGATCTTGA
- a CDS encoding long-chain fatty acid--CoA ligase, producing the protein MAHKTIVKTFIDNARSFNNDTIIKYKKEPGGPYKDLAWGELRDMAFSFACGLIDLGMQPGDRLALLSFNRLEWIVTDLGTILAGGTNVALYHTNTPEQCEYIINDSGAKFAVVEDEIQLAKVLAQKSQLKGLAKVIVIAGPVPDGDDEIISYETLLAKGAALRSEHEAEIERRSGRVDPDDMAAIVYTSGTTGPPKGCMISHRNLACVLDSIHQLFQLDPQTNLSLMILPLSHLYPRVSSYYYNISMNIPLAIAESLDTLGSNMVEAHPTFIASVPRVFEKVYARIVTSVEKGSAFKRLIFGWAVGVGKQRSRKLNAHQPLSSLLKLKFNIADKLVFTKIREMLGGRLLFAVSAGAPLSAEIGEFMHSIGIQILEFYALTETISGTMTTFEHCRYGTVGKPMPGVEVKLATDGEILIRGNNFMGYFNKAELTAELLKDGWICTGDVGRWDDGGFLVITDRKKDLIITSGGKNISPQNIENMFKGMPLFSNVMVHGDRRKYLTALVTLNRAETEALAQERRMSYETYEELTQSPEIRDRIRKYMDEVNNKLARYETIKKFIILPREFSQEEGEITPTLKLKRKSIRDRYGDLLDSLYEKDA; encoded by the coding sequence ATGGCACACAAAACGATAGTCAAGACGTTCATCGACAACGCCCGCAGTTTTAACAACGACACAATTATCAAGTACAAGAAGGAGCCGGGCGGGCCGTACAAGGACCTGGCCTGGGGGGAACTCCGTGATATGGCGTTCTCATTCGCCTGCGGGCTGATCGACTTGGGCATGCAGCCCGGGGACCGGCTCGCGCTTCTTTCCTTCAACAGGCTGGAGTGGATCGTCACCGACCTTGGTACCATTTTGGCCGGAGGAACGAACGTCGCGCTTTATCACACCAATACTCCGGAGCAATGCGAGTACATCATCAACGATTCAGGCGCCAAATTCGCGGTGGTGGAAGATGAAATTCAGCTTGCCAAGGTCCTGGCACAGAAAAGCCAATTGAAAGGGCTTGCCAAGGTCATCGTGATCGCCGGACCGGTCCCGGACGGGGACGACGAGATCATCTCCTATGAAACGCTCTTGGCCAAAGGTGCAGCTCTGAGAAGCGAACATGAGGCTGAAATCGAGCGGAGGAGCGGCCGTGTCGATCCTGACGATATGGCTGCGATCGTCTACACCTCGGGGACCACGGGACCACCCAAAGGGTGTATGATCAGCCACAGAAATCTTGCCTGCGTCCTGGATTCCATACACCAACTCTTTCAACTGGACCCGCAGACCAATCTGTCTCTCATGATCTTGCCGTTGTCGCATCTCTATCCCAGGGTATCCAGCTATTATTACAACATATCTATGAACATACCTCTTGCCATCGCAGAGTCTCTCGATACCCTGGGCAGTAATATGGTGGAGGCGCATCCCACTTTCATCGCGAGCGTGCCCCGTGTATTCGAGAAGGTGTATGCTCGCATTGTGACCTCCGTGGAAAAGGGTTCCGCGTTCAAGCGTCTTATATTCGGTTGGGCCGTAGGCGTGGGGAAGCAAAGAAGCCGTAAACTCAATGCCCATCAACCCCTGTCGTCGCTTCTAAAGCTCAAATTCAACATTGCCGACAAACTGGTGTTCACCAAGATCCGTGAAATGCTAGGCGGAAGGCTGTTGTTCGCTGTTTCCGCCGGCGCGCCCCTGTCGGCCGAGATAGGGGAGTTCATGCACAGCATCGGGATTCAGATTCTGGAGTTTTATGCTCTCACGGAGACCATCTCCGGCACCATGACCACATTCGAGCATTGCCGGTACGGAACGGTGGGCAAACCCATGCCGGGCGTGGAGGTCAAACTCGCGACCGACGGAGAGATCCTCATTAGAGGAAACAACTTCATGGGGTACTTCAACAAAGCCGAACTAACCGCCGAACTGCTGAAGGACGGCTGGATCTGCACCGGCGATGTGGGGCGCTGGGACGACGGAGGTTTCCTGGTCATCACCGACAGGAAGAAAGACCTAATAATAACCTCCGGCGGAAAAAACATCTCCCCCCAGAACATTGAGAACATGTTCAAAGGTATGCCTCTGTTTTCCAATGTCATGGTCCACGGGGACCGGAGAAAGTATCTAACCGCACTAGTGACTCTGAATCGGGCGGAAACGGAAGCCTTGGCCCAGGAGCGGCGCATGTCTTACGAAACCTACGAAGAGTTGACTCAAAGCCCGGAAATCCGAGATCGAATCCGGAAATACATGGACGAAGTGAACAATAAATTGGCCCGATATGAGACGATAAAGAAGTTTATCATCCTTCCCAGGGAGTTCTCCCAGGAAGAGGGTGAAATCACCCCTACGCTCAAGCTCAAAAGGAAGTCCATCAGGGACAGGTACGGAGACCTGCTGGACTCCTTGTATGAAAAGGATGCCTAA